Proteins encoded in a region of the Triticum dicoccoides isolate Atlit2015 ecotype Zavitan chromosome 3A, WEW_v2.0, whole genome shotgun sequence genome:
- the LOC119270036 gene encoding obg-like ATPase 1, whose translation MPPKASKKDGEPAERPILGRFSSHLKIGIVGLPNVGKSTFFNIVTKLSIPAENFPFCTIEPNEARVHVPDERFDYLCQLFKPKSEVAAYLEINDIAGLVRGASAGEGLGNAFLSHIRAVDGIFHVLRAFEDTEITHIDDTVDPVRDLETITQELRLKDIEFVQAKIDDLEKAMKRSNDKQLKIDHELCQRIMTHLQDGKDLRLGEWKAAEIEILNTFQLLTAKPVVYLVNMSEKDYLRKKNKFLPKIHAWVKEHGGETIIPFSCAFEQKLVDMPEDEAAKYCTENQTTSLIPKIIKTGFAAIHLIYFFTAGHGEVKCWQIRRQSKAPQAAGAIHTDFERGFICAEVMKFEDLKELGSESAVKAAGKYRQEGKTYVVQDGDIIFFKFNVSGGGKK comes from the exons ATGCCGCCCAAGGCGTCGAAGAAGGACGGCGAGCCGGCGGAGCGCCCCATCCTCGGCCGCTTCTCCTCCCACCTCAAGATCGGAATC GTTGGGTTACCCAATGTTGGcaaatcaactttcttcaacatagTAACAAAGTTGTCCATCCCGGCTGAGAACTTCCCATTCTGTACCATTGAACCAAATGAGGCACGGGTACATGTTCCGGATGAGCGATTTGACTATCTTTGCCAACTTTTCAAGCCAAAGAGTGAG GTGGCTGCATATCTGGAAATCAACGACATAGCCGGGCTTGTTAGAGGAGCAAGTGCAGGGGAGGGTCTGGGCAATGCCTTCTTATCCCATATACGTGCTGTTGATGGAATCTTTCATGTCTTGA GAGCATTTGAAGACACGGAAATCACCCATATTGATGATACAGTTGATCCTGTTCGTGATTTGGAAACTATTACTCAAGAACTGAGGCTCAAG GATATAGAGTTTGTGCAGGCTAAAATTGATGACCTTGAGAAGGCAATGAAGAGGAGCAATGACAAGCAACTTAAGATAGACCATGAATTATGTCAGAGG ATCATGACACATCTTCAAGACGGGAAAGACCTACGTTTAGGAGAATGGAAAGCTGCTGAAATTGAGATCTTGAATACCTTTCAGCTGCTTACTGCTAAGCCAGTTGTTTATTTG GTGAACATGAGTGAAAAGGATTACCTGAGAAAAAAGAACAAGTTTCTACCAAAGATACATGCTTG GGTGAAAGAGCATGGTGGTGAAACTATTATTCCTTTCAGCTGTGCCTTCGAACAGAAACTAGTGGATATGCCAGAAGATGAAGCTGCTAAATATTGCACCGAAAACCAAACGACAAG TTTGATCCCCAAAATCATCAAGACTGGTTTTGCAGCAATTCATCTCATATACTTCTTCACTGCTGGTCACGGCGAG GTGAAGTGCTGGCAGATCAGACGTCAAAGTAAAGCTCCGCAAGCTGCTGGTGCAATTCACACTGATTTTGAAAGAGGCTTCATATGTGCTGAG GTAATGAAGTTTGAAGATCTAAAAGAGCTGGGCAGTGAATCTGCTGTGAAG GCTGCTGGGAAGTACAGGCAGGAAGGGAAGAcgtatgtggtgcaggatggagacatcatcttcttcaagttcaATGTTTCTGGAGGCGGAAAGAAGTGA